The following coding sequences lie in one Deltaproteobacteria bacterium genomic window:
- a CDS encoding DUF4157 domain-containing protein, protein MEERKLESRKKPQPSQIRHSPKTTNPLFHQPDLLARLGSRARGGPAATADGSRLKRALSSRLAHAGLSLVRLQQRYGNRFVQRVLALAAERSEEQEVSPELEETIDRARGGGRPLDPESLARMEPAFHADFSRVRVHTDQEADSLSQALNARAFTTGRDIFFREGAYDPGSSAGRELLAHELTHVVQQSGEEIKPKLILGLPGDEYEREADEVAKAVARKENRSVERQAEEEKEEEEPIQLKGGGIGVDRQAGEGQEAKDPRETEDAGFGIEVEPGPVTPISKPLSRPVPTTEEEETAQATLQRKSSDTLRIQRITPEAVGAAVAVIAVTYTVVKDIVDALDGDVKYSFDRMRGQKYPRNNKNWEKITPWYSTYVDLSIWRKNGFGTRTGMKVRVHWEYNGYGLSGVYITKRWAGDAPMWGAKFTWLIQPLMAVRKDVNGNPVALVRVVLDGTYTRTLASDISSNHSWIIDGEGKCR, encoded by the coding sequence ATGGAGGAGCGGAAACTCGAATCACGGAAAAAACCCCAACCGTCCCAGATCAGGCATTCCCCAAAGACGACGAACCCCCTGTTCCATCAACCGGACCTTTTGGCCAGACTGGGCTCGAGAGCCCGAGGCGGCCCTGCCGCCACGGCCGACGGATCAAGACTCAAAAGAGCCCTCTCCTCGAGACTGGCCCATGCCGGCCTGTCCCTGGTCAGGTTGCAGCAACGATACGGAAACCGTTTCGTCCAGAGGGTATTGGCCCTGGCCGCGGAAAGGAGTGAGGAACAAGAGGTCTCTCCAGAGCTGGAAGAGACGATCGACCGCGCCCGAGGAGGAGGCCGGCCTCTGGACCCGGAGAGCCTTGCCAGGATGGAGCCTGCCTTCCATGCCGATTTCAGCAGGGTTCGGGTCCACACCGACCAAGAAGCAGACTCCCTCAGCCAGGCCCTCAATGCCCGGGCTTTCACCACCGGGAGGGACATCTTCTTCCGGGAGGGGGCGTATGATCCGGGCAGTTCGGCCGGCCGGGAACTGCTTGCCCATGAACTCACGCACGTGGTGCAACAGAGCGGGGAGGAGATCAAGCCGAAGCTGATCCTGGGCCTGCCCGGAGACGAGTACGAACGGGAAGCAGACGAGGTTGCAAAGGCCGTGGCCCGTAAGGAAAACCGGAGTGTTGAGCGGCAGGCCGAAGAGGAAAAAGAGGAAGAGGAGCCCATCCAATTGAAGGGCGGTGGGATCGGGGTTGACCGGCAGGCCGGGGAAGGCCAAGAGGCAAAGGATCCCAGGGAGACCGAAGACGCAGGATTCGGGATAGAAGTGGAGCCGGGACCGGTGACGCCCATTTCAAAACCCCTGTCCCGGCCTGTTCCCACCACTGAAGAGGAAGAAACCGCCCAGGCCACACTCCAGCGAAAGAGCAGCGACACCCTCCGCATCCAGAGGATCACCCCTGAAGCGGTAGGCGCGGCAGTGGCGGTCATCGCCGTGACCTACACGGTCGTAAAGGACATCGTAGATGCCCTCGACGGGGACGTCAAATACTCCTTTGACCGCATGCGCGGGCAGAAGTACCCGAGAAACAACAAGAACTGGGAGAAGATAACCCCCTGGTACTCTACATACGTGGATCTGTCTATCTGGCGCAAAAACGGGTTCGGCACAAGGACGGGAATGAAGGTCCGGGTCCACTGGGAATACAATGGATACGGATTGAGCGGCGTTTACATTACAAAGCGCTGGGCAGGTGATGCCCCAATGTGGGGCGCGAAGTTCACCTGGTTGATCCAACCCCTGATGGCCGTGAGGAAAGACGTAAACGGCAATCCGGTCGCCCTGGTGAGGGTCGTCCTCGATGGGACGTACACAAGGACGCTTGCATCCGACATCTCTTCCAACCACTCCTGGATCATCGATGGAGAGGGAAAGTGCAGGTAG
- a CDS encoding DUF4255 domain-containing protein encodes MIQDLDRTLEELLRRELPAELVSQITISFATPDEQFPPPSVTLPSVDLFLYDIRENRDLRTNEWIVERESDGSTTKRRPPVRVECSYLITAWPSDSTPNPARDEHRLLGEVMKVMLRHPTIPAEVLQGGLKGQEPPLPAISLLPGRLEMMGPFWQALGGKLKAALNYMVTFGLEVHRPVQAEVVTEKMLKFRVTKETAP; translated from the coding sequence ATGATCCAGGATCTCGACAGGACCCTGGAAGAACTGCTCAGGCGTGAACTTCCGGCTGAACTGGTCTCGCAGATCACCATCAGCTTCGCCACGCCCGATGAGCAGTTCCCCCCTCCCTCGGTCACCCTCCCTTCGGTCGATCTCTTCCTTTACGATATCAGGGAAAACCGGGATCTGCGGACAAACGAGTGGATTGTGGAGAGAGAGAGCGACGGGTCGACTACCAAGAGGCGCCCGCCTGTGAGGGTGGAATGCTCCTATCTGATCACGGCCTGGCCGAGTGATAGCACTCCCAACCCGGCCCGGGACGAGCATCGGCTCCTCGGAGAAGTGATGAAGGTCATGCTCCGCCACCCTACCATTCCAGCTGAGGTGCTCCAGGGGGGGCTGAAAGGCCAGGAGCCTCCCCTACCCGCCATCAGCCTCCTGCCGGGCCGCCTGGAGATGATGGGTCCTTTCTGGCAGGCCCTCGGGGGAAAGCTCAAGGCGGCCCTCAACTACATGGTGACCTTCGGCCTCGAGGTCCACAGGCCGGTCCAGGCCGAGGTGGTTACCGAGAAGATGCTCAAGTTTCGTGTTACCAAGGAGACCGCACCATGA
- a CDS encoding carboxypeptidase regulatory-like domain-containing protein: protein MSEWEIIRHVVAIAGRVIDGQTGRAVRGGQVVISHGPETFMAWLAARAKERGSPWASMAERPDRTRTEADGHFHFMDLPEGDYTLAASLPEALGRYGTARKDVTVARDAQGHIAMGKAEIALPPTTVKGLIADQAGHPVAMAEVRVRGSGEGCFSDGQGRYLLPPLEAGRRVVQVSARGYQAAEQTVLVGFPGEVKTLDFTLAEPPP from the coding sequence ATGAGCGAGTGGGAGATCATCCGGCACGTCGTCGCCATCGCGGGCAGGGTAATCGACGGTCAAACCGGCAGGGCCGTGAGAGGGGGGCAGGTGGTGATCAGCCACGGACCCGAGACCTTCATGGCCTGGCTCGCCGCCAGGGCAAAGGAACGGGGCTCTCCTTGGGCTTCCATGGCGGAGAGGCCGGACCGGACCCGCACAGAAGCGGACGGCCATTTCCACTTCATGGACCTTCCTGAAGGAGACTATACCCTTGCGGCCTCCCTGCCCGAGGCTCTCGGCCGCTACGGCACGGCCCGGAAAGACGTTACTGTCGCCCGCGACGCCCAGGGCCACATAGCAATGGGAAAGGCGGAAATCGCCCTCCCCCCCACCACGGTAAAGGGCCTGATCGCCGACCAGGCCGGCCATCCCGTGGCCATGGCCGAGGTAAGGGTAAGGGGGAGCGGCGAGGGGTGTTTCAGCGACGGCCAGGGACGATACCTCCTGCCCCCCCTGGAAGCGGGGAGGCGGGTGGTCCAGGTCTCTGCCCGTGGCTACCAGGCAGCCGAGCAGACGGTGCTGGTCGGCTTTCCTGGAGAGGTCAAGACACTCGACTTCACCCTGGCTGAGCCCCCACCGTGA
- a CDS encoding phage tail sheath family protein, whose translation MPEYLAPGVFVEEVPSAIKPIAGVGTSTAGFVGLSADIADDQMPEKPAGGHYSQADAQDPQPVNNWEEFKQKFGDFQAANQYLAHGVYGFFNNGGTRCWVNRVSSVDDLDDAVDQFQSIDEIAVVAAPLPPDTSQDALHAIHEKLVTHCQLMEDRVAILDSTRDITDDNFVITTDDSGIWRPAANKKGYGAFYFPWIEVADPLKPAGSRVAVPPSGHLAGIYARSDAQRGVHKAPANEMIMGALGTRYRVSKILQKTLNPKGVNCIRPFNGTIKVWGARTLASDPAGDPEWIYINVRRLFNFLRESIDKGTQWVVFEPNEPKLWAKITRNITAFLTNVWRGGALFGTTPQEAFYVKCDAETNPPEVRELGQVVTEIGVAVVKPAEFVIFRISQWTGPSGS comes from the coding sequence ATGCCCGAATATTTAGCTCCAGGAGTATTCGTAGAGGAGGTGCCCTCGGCTATCAAACCGATCGCCGGAGTGGGCACCAGCACGGCCGGTTTTGTCGGCCTCTCTGCCGATATTGCAGATGACCAGATGCCTGAGAAACCGGCAGGCGGCCATTACAGCCAAGCCGACGCTCAAGACCCTCAGCCGGTAAACAACTGGGAGGAGTTCAAGCAGAAATTCGGCGATTTCCAGGCAGCCAATCAGTATCTGGCCCATGGGGTCTACGGGTTCTTCAACAACGGGGGCACCCGCTGCTGGGTCAACCGGGTCAGCTCCGTCGATGACCTGGACGATGCGGTGGACCAGTTCCAGAGTATCGACGAGATCGCGGTGGTGGCCGCTCCTCTGCCGCCAGACACCTCCCAGGACGCCCTCCACGCGATCCACGAAAAGCTCGTCACCCACTGCCAGTTGATGGAAGACCGGGTGGCAATCCTCGACAGCACCCGGGATATCACCGACGACAACTTCGTCATCACCACGGATGACAGCGGCATCTGGCGGCCCGCCGCAAACAAGAAGGGATACGGTGCCTTCTACTTCCCCTGGATCGAGGTGGCCGATCCCCTCAAGCCGGCTGGTTCCCGCGTCGCCGTTCCTCCAAGCGGCCATCTTGCCGGGATCTACGCCCGAAGCGACGCCCAGCGTGGCGTGCACAAGGCCCCTGCCAACGAGATGATCATGGGCGCTCTGGGAACTCGATACCGGGTGAGCAAGATCCTCCAGAAGACCCTCAACCCAAAGGGGGTCAACTGCATCCGGCCCTTCAACGGCACTATCAAGGTCTGGGGGGCACGTACCCTCGCCTCTGACCCGGCAGGCGATCCCGAGTGGATCTACATAAACGTCCGCCGCCTCTTCAACTTCCTCCGCGAGTCCATAGACAAGGGGACGCAGTGGGTCGTCTTTGAGCCGAACGAGCCGAAGCTCTGGGCCAAGATAACGCGGAACATCACGGCCTTCCTCACCAACGTTTGGCGTGGGGGAGCCCTCTTCGGCACCACTCCGCAGGAGGCCTTCTACGTGAAGTGCGATGCCGAGACGAATCCACCGGAGGTACGCGAACTCGGCCAGGTGGTCACCGAGATCGGCGTGGCTGTTGTCAAGCCTGCTGAGTTCGTGATTTTCCGTATCAGCCAGTGGACGGGACCGAGCGGTTCATAA
- a CDS encoding phage tail sheath subtilisin-like domain-containing protein → MPTYTTPGIYREERLLEARAEPRTGVPAFLGYTGRVPGDELGRKTLYTPQRVTLWPQFEEAFGPPPPGGHLADAVRGFFENRGTLCYVVPLDRADPPRDALKMGLDALASWETGDLVCTPDLIRMYPQEALPPPDSLGPVWSAYVGQLLRRWGRSPNPEEVTAMQNDVLGLCDSLEGPFAILDSLPGADPSQVLVQRQKLKGTRGALYYPWIKLEETTCVPPCGHVAGVYARSDRQVGVHKAPANEVLEGALDLEVSLTNGEQGLLNPAGVNCLRAFPGRGIRVWGARTLSRDENLAYVSVCRLLLTVARWVGQTLSEAVFEPHDPSLWAGIRRELTVYFTDLFQRGALKGTSPEEAFSVKCDEETSPPEVRRAGRLVAEVRLAPTEPNEFVILRIIQEAGGATVAFKPTRPRGSPGTPNPTGGGPPPELAITRIEYDPPGHDWAGEHVVIENKGKRPADLTGWTISDLAGHTFVFPQFTLHPGLSVRIWTKAGADTAKDLYWGRRGAAIWNNVGDRAFLRDQEGNLVHVYTCSALNRYPDTGARPAGSAGPG, encoded by the coding sequence ATGCCGACCTACACGACACCCGGGATCTATAGGGAGGAGAGACTGCTCGAGGCAAGGGCCGAGCCACGCACTGGGGTACCCGCCTTCCTCGGTTACACCGGAAGAGTCCCCGGCGACGAGTTGGGGAGGAAGACCCTCTATACCCCCCAACGCGTCACCCTCTGGCCCCAGTTCGAGGAGGCCTTCGGCCCGCCCCCACCGGGGGGCCACCTGGCTGACGCGGTCCGGGGCTTCTTCGAAAACCGCGGGACTCTCTGCTATGTGGTACCTCTGGACCGGGCCGACCCGCCCCGAGATGCACTGAAGATGGGCCTTGATGCCCTGGCCTCTTGGGAGACGGGAGACCTGGTCTGCACTCCGGATCTTATCAGGATGTATCCCCAGGAGGCTCTCCCCCCGCCAGACTCCCTCGGTCCTGTCTGGTCGGCCTATGTGGGGCAGCTCCTGCGGCGATGGGGTCGGTCGCCCAACCCCGAGGAAGTGACGGCCATGCAGAACGATGTCCTCGGCCTTTGCGATTCTCTGGAGGGTCCTTTTGCCATACTCGACAGCCTTCCCGGGGCGGATCCCAGCCAGGTTCTCGTCCAACGGCAGAAGCTGAAGGGGACCAGGGGTGCACTCTACTACCCCTGGATCAAGTTGGAGGAGACCACCTGCGTGCCGCCCTGCGGCCATGTGGCAGGGGTTTATGCGAGAAGCGACAGGCAGGTGGGGGTTCACAAGGCGCCGGCCAACGAAGTGCTGGAAGGAGCCCTCGATCTGGAGGTCTCTCTCACCAATGGAGAGCAAGGTCTCCTCAATCCCGCAGGAGTCAACTGTCTCCGAGCCTTTCCTGGACGTGGCATCCGGGTCTGGGGGGCACGGACCCTCAGCAGGGATGAGAACCTGGCCTATGTCAGCGTCTGCCGTCTCCTTCTCACGGTGGCACGCTGGGTGGGCCAGACCCTGTCGGAGGCCGTCTTCGAACCCCATGATCCCAGCCTCTGGGCCGGGATCCGCCGGGAGCTCACCGTCTATTTCACCGACCTGTTCCAGAGGGGAGCACTCAAGGGGACATCACCCGAGGAGGCCTTCTCGGTGAAGTGTGATGAAGAAACAAGCCCACCGGAGGTACGCCGGGCAGGAAGACTGGTTGCCGAGGTCCGTCTTGCTCCCACAGAGCCGAATGAATTCGTCATCCTCCGCATCATCCAGGAGGCCGGCGGAGCAACGGTGGCCTTCAAGCCCACAAGACCCCGCGGCTCGCCGGGAACGCCGAATCCCACGGGAGGCGGTCCTCCCCCCGAGTTGGCAATTACTCGTATCGAATACGACCCTCCAGGTCATGACTGGGCAGGAGAGCATGTGGTGATCGAGAACAAGGGCAAAAGGCCCGCCGATCTGACAGGTTGGACTATCAGCGACCTTGCCGGCCACACCTTTGTTTTCCCGCAATTTACCCTGCATCCCGGCCTGTCGGTACGCATCTGGACAAAAGCCGGGGCCGACACGGCGAAAGATCTTTACTGGGGGCGGCGCGGGGCCGCGATCTGGAACAACGTGGGCGATCGGGCCTTCCTCAGGGACCAGGAGGGCAATCTCGTCCACGTGTATACCTGTAGTGCATTGAACCGGTATCCCGACACCGGGGCAAGACCTGCCGGGTCCGCCGGGCCCGGATAA
- a CDS encoding phage tail protein: protein MPVGDRKDPYRAYNFLVELDGITRAGFRECSGLDSSQDPIEYREGNEALTPRKLPGLVKYSNITLKWGITDDAELWEWRKKAMDGKVERKNGSIVLLDDAGEEKLRWNFRNGWPTKWTGPSLNATGNEVAVEDLEITHEGVEKA from the coding sequence ATGCCAGTGGGAGATCGAAAAGATCCGTATCGCGCTTATAATTTTCTGGTGGAGTTGGACGGCATCACCCGGGCGGGCTTCCGGGAATGCTCCGGGTTGGATTCCTCCCAGGACCCCATCGAATACCGGGAGGGGAACGAAGCTCTGACGCCGCGCAAGCTGCCGGGCCTGGTCAAGTATTCCAACATCACCCTTAAGTGGGGCATCACCGACGATGCGGAGCTCTGGGAGTGGCGAAAGAAGGCAATGGACGGCAAGGTTGAGCGAAAGAACGGCTCCATCGTCCTCCTGGACGACGCCGGAGAGGAGAAGCTCCGCTGGAACTTCCGCAACGGCTGGCCCACCAAGTGGACGGGCCCGAGCCTCAATGCCACGGGAAACGAGGTGGCTGTCGAGGACCTGGAAATCACCCATGAAGGAGTGGAAAAGGCATGA
- a CDS encoding phage tail assembly protein, whose amino-acid sequence MTLETEFPFTLPRGYVDADGNLHREGVMRLATAYDEIAPMKDPRVQANPGYLVIILLSRVITRLGELTHINPKIIEGIFSADLAFLQDFYRRVNQNGHSRLGVTCPHCEKAFEVEVNGSGG is encoded by the coding sequence ATGACGCTCGAGACAGAATTCCCTTTCACCCTGCCCCGGGGATATGTGGACGCCGATGGCAACCTCCACCGTGAGGGAGTGATGCGCCTTGCCACAGCCTACGACGAGATCGCACCCATGAAGGATCCCCGTGTCCAGGCGAACCCGGGCTATCTGGTGATCATCCTCCTTTCCCGGGTGATCACCCGCCTCGGCGAGTTGACCCACATCAATCCCAAGATAATCGAGGGCATCTTCTCGGCCGATCTGGCCTTCTTGCAGGACTTCTATCGTCGCGTCAACCAGAACGGCCACAGCCGGTTGGGGGTCACATGCCCCCATTGTGAGAAGGCCTTCGAGGTGGAGGTCAACGGCTCGGGGGGGTGA
- a CDS encoding phage tail protein → MAVGDRTDPYLAFNFLVEIDGVVAGGFSEVTGLEVEVEVHDYREGGVNGYVHRLAGPARYPSNLVLKHGMTDVDALWKWHQEVTQGTIQRKNGSIVLLDAAGEEKWRWNFVQAYPVKWTGPELRATSAVVAVETVELVHRGIAKAR, encoded by the coding sequence ATGGCGGTAGGGGACCGTACAGACCCTTATCTGGCTTTCAACTTCCTGGTCGAAATCGATGGGGTAGTGGCCGGCGGGTTCAGCGAGGTCACCGGTCTGGAGGTCGAAGTCGAGGTCCACGACTATCGCGAAGGCGGGGTCAACGGCTATGTTCACAGGTTGGCCGGCCCTGCCCGCTATCCGTCGAATCTCGTTCTCAAACACGGGATGACAGACGTCGACGCCCTCTGGAAGTGGCACCAGGAGGTGACCCAGGGTACCATCCAGAGGAAAAACGGATCCATCGTCCTTCTGGACGCCGCAGGAGAAGAGAAGTGGCGCTGGAATTTTGTCCAGGCCTATCCGGTCAAGTGGACCGGGCCGGAGCTGCGCGCGACCTCCGCCGTTGTGGCCGT